A single region of the Kwoniella botswanensis chromosome 1, complete sequence genome encodes:
- a CDS encoding thioredoxin-like protein 4A codes for MSYFMTHLHSGWHVDQAILVEEDRVVCIRFGHDHDQECMALDETLYGVSEKVQNFAVIYLVDITQVPDFNKMYELYDNCSLMFFYRNKHIMIDLGTGDNNKINWAITDKQELIDIIETVYRGASKGRGLVVSPRDYSTRQKGR; via the exons atgtCCTATTTTATGACCCA CTTACATTCAGGATGGCACGTCGACCAAGCCATCCTcgtagaggaagatcgaGTCGTCTGCATTCGATTCGGTCACGACCACGACCAAGAGTGTATGGCACTTGACGAAACGCTATACGGCGTATCAGAGAAAGTACAGAATTTCGCGGTCATTTACCTAGTGGATATAACGCAAGTACCGGATTTTAACAAGATGTACGAGTTGTATGATAATTGTTCTTTAATGTTTTTCTATCG AAATAAACATATTATGATTGATCTGGGTACAGGTGATAACAACAAGAT CAATTGGGCGATAACGGATAAACAAGAA CTTATCGATATTATCGAGACTGTATATAGAGGAGCATCCAAGGGACGAGGTTTGGTAGTATCCCCTagag ATTACTCAACTCGACAGAAAGGTCGATAA
- a CDS encoding Fe-S protein assembly co-chaperone HscB: MITNLRLSPATLHPLKIHPLRCIPPSARVRIYHSTSPPEPPHHQCPSCSRSIPLPLSPCPNCSALLPLPSTLSHHSMLYLSAPIGSSPNGPFDIPRELGHLPSHGFGLDKSDLRSRWVRRQRELHPDKFTSKGDKIVDLARELSGRVNEAYNVLGDELRRAEYILSIYDKATEETDKLDDPMMLAEILEAREELEEAESQEDIQRIRSDNHAKVEDIIAQLQSAFSEDPPNLDEAKNLAVQLKYWRGLENAAREKSI; this comes from the exons ATGATCACAAATCTACGTCTGTCCCCTGCGACACTCCACCCGCTCAAAATCCATCCTCTCCGATGTATACCACCTTCAGCACGAGTCAGAATCTATCACTCAACCTCCCCTCCCGAACCACCCCATCATCAATGTCCCTCATGTTCTCGATCCATCCCACTTCCATTATCCCCCTGTCCCAACTGCTCAGCACTACTACCATTGCCATCCACACTCTCCCATCATTCAATGTTATACCTATCTGCTCCTATCGGTTCATCCCCCAACGGTCCATTTGATATACCCCGAGAATTGGGTCATTTACCCTCACATGGATTCGGATTGGACAAGAGTGATCTAAGAAGTCGATGGGTGCGGAGACAGAGGGAATTGCATCCTGATAAGTTCACTTCCAAGGGTGATAAGATAGTAGATCTAGCTAGGGAGTTGTCAGGAAGGGTTAATGAGGCTTATAATGTCCTGGGGGATGAACTCAGGAGAGCAGAGTATATT TtatcgatatatgataaaGCTACGGAGGAGACGGATAAATTGGACGATCCAATGATGTTGGCTGAGATCCTCGAAGCGAGAGAAGAGctcgaagaagctgagagcCAAGAGGATATCCAGAGGATACGGAGTGATAATCATG CAAAAGTAGAAGACATAATAGCACAGCTCCAATCGGCATTCAGTGAAGATCCACCTAATCTTGATGAAGCGAAGAATTTGGCGGTGCAGTTGAAATATTGGAGAGGGCTTGAAAATGCCGCTAGGGAGAAGTCGATATGA
- a CDS encoding mitochondrial import inner membrane translocase subunit TIM17 codes for MSHGDHSRDPCPYVILNDFGGAFAMGAIGGGIWHGIKGARNSPRGERFVGSMSAIKARAPVLGGNFGVWGGLFSTFDCAVKGYRQKEDPWNAIISGFLTGGSLALRAGPRSAFGSAVGCGILLGVFEGVGVLMNRMFAQPIPQMQLPEQAPASPSPAVA; via the exons ATGTCTCACGGTGATCATTCTCGAGATCCATG TCCCTATGTCATCCTTAACGATTTCGGAGGAGCCTTTGCAATGGGTGCGATAGGTGGTGGTATATGGCATGGTATAAAAGGAGCGAGGAATAGTCCGAGG GGAGAACGATTTGTAGGCTCAATGTCAGCTATAAAAGCCCGAGCGCCAGTATTAGGAGGTAATTTCGGTGTATGGGGTGGATTGTTCTCGACGTTCGACTGTGCGGTCAAAGGGTATAGACAAAAGGAAGATCCTTGGAATGCTATTATCTCGGGTTTCTTGACGGGTGGAAGTTTGGctttgagag CCGGTCCTAGATCAGCGTTCGGCTCAGCAGTAGGATGTGGTATTCTCTTAGGAGtgtttgaag GTGTCGGTGTACTCATGAATCGAATGTTCGCCCAGCCGATCCCTCAGATGCAAT TACCCGAACAAGCACCagcatcaccttcaccagctGTCGCTTAA